A portion of the Pectobacterium brasiliense genome contains these proteins:
- a CDS encoding non-ribosomal peptide synthetase, translated as MKPLSVAQRGLWLGHALNDDKATFNTAECIAFDGKVDIEAMLSAIRQAVMECECLYCQFVEVAGEHADQPEIGFVASQLPVPIGVLPIIELLPAPMKDEEQTIRQWAHEEIAQPLDLLNGLPCRFALLCGEKRDFLYSCVHHIALDGFGTTMLFQRIAQIYTALTAGQPVAVAEFGPFSEVLEEEHQRDASGQTSQARDFWLETLNAMPEPASFSEKKAPIAARFLRQSSVLPTDIWQPLTALCEGNKISWPDLFLAMLATHLKLVSGSDRLTFGMMVMNRIGSASLTVPSMQMNIVPLCIQVDEQADFVTLAQQVARTKRTLRRHQHYRYEHLRRDLNRVGGEQRLFGPLINIMPFDHPLNYGSLSSSTLNLSAGPVEDLTIEIHFKPDGTPVLDFDANPACYSAEALASLQETLFTLLQRWLAQPQQTSGELLGSWLREERELALITSGEPEPFVEPVLTAIAKQARKNPHHPALTQRDRQYSYQQLLDLSGQAAAALHERGVQPGERIGIMLNRSPETIICLLAVMQCGAVYVPLDPEQPHERQQHIIQIAELRTIVTQADYQHRLASVFSGEIVLAGHLLSSSTQAAALPPVEARDGQIAYVMFTSGSTGLPKGVEIGADALDHFTAAARQRYGLRAVDRVLQFAPFNFDASIEEIFATLTSGATLVLRTDEMLESIPTFVEQVEEQAITLLDLPTAFWNEWVVGLKTGTLTMPSALRAIIIGGEAVYPEQLAQWQRHAPNTLRLINTYGPTETTVVATSCDLQTQSADVAQLPIGLPLAGVNALILAVGDRPAAEGELVLLGPTLAAGYIGTEHTAFTQIAVGDQELPAYRTGDRVRLEKGQLLYLGRMDNEFKISGYRIQPGEVEAHLLAQPDVDEACVQGIVYPNGVRRLVAFVATKAGEIDARALKQRLGSVLPPAMIPTDYRAFCQLPKTGSNKVDRKRLLAEYRDEAPAQALASETENRVSAIWQQILGVSGIQSRDNFFELGGQSLQTIQIVNRLAAEFSVSIKVSDVFDHPQLSDFCRYLDDRLSQDENSVEMVW; from the coding sequence ATGAAGCCGTTGAGCGTTGCGCAGCGCGGGCTGTGGTTAGGCCATGCCCTGAATGATGATAAAGCGACGTTCAACACGGCGGAGTGCATCGCATTTGATGGCAAGGTCGACATTGAAGCCATGCTGAGCGCGATCCGTCAGGCGGTCATGGAGTGCGAGTGCCTGTACTGCCAGTTTGTTGAAGTGGCGGGTGAACATGCCGACCAGCCGGAAATCGGCTTTGTGGCTTCACAACTGCCGGTGCCGATTGGCGTGCTGCCGATTATTGAACTGTTGCCTGCGCCGATGAAGGATGAAGAGCAGACGATACGCCAGTGGGCGCACGAGGAAATCGCCCAGCCGCTGGATCTGCTGAACGGATTACCCTGTCGCTTTGCGCTGCTGTGCGGTGAAAAGCGCGATTTTCTCTACAGCTGCGTTCACCACATTGCGCTGGACGGCTTTGGCACGACGATGCTGTTTCAACGCATCGCCCAGATCTATACCGCGCTGACGGCGGGGCAACCCGTGGCGGTGGCGGAGTTCGGCCCGTTCAGCGAGGTACTGGAAGAAGAACATCAGCGTGATGCCAGTGGGCAGACGTCGCAGGCGCGCGATTTCTGGCTGGAAACGCTGAACGCGATGCCGGAACCGGCCAGTTTCAGCGAGAAGAAAGCACCGATTGCGGCGCGTTTTTTGCGCCAGAGCAGCGTGTTGCCGACGGATATCTGGCAGCCGCTGACGGCGCTGTGTGAAGGTAACAAAATCAGCTGGCCGGATCTGTTTCTGGCGATGCTGGCGACGCACCTCAAGCTGGTGTCCGGCAGCGACAGACTGACGTTCGGCATGATGGTGATGAACCGCATCGGCTCCGCCTCGCTGACGGTACCGAGCATGCAGATGAATATCGTGCCGCTGTGCATTCAGGTCGATGAGCAGGCGGACTTTGTCACACTGGCGCAGCAGGTTGCCCGCACCAAACGCACGCTGCGTCGTCATCAGCATTATCGCTATGAACATTTACGGCGCGATCTGAACCGCGTCGGCGGTGAACAGCGCCTCTTCGGACCGCTGATCAATATCATGCCGTTTGATCATCCACTCAACTACGGATCGCTGTCGTCCAGCACGCTGAATCTCAGCGCCGGACCGGTGGAAGATCTGACGATCGAGATCCACTTCAAACCCGATGGCACACCGGTATTGGACTTTGATGCCAACCCGGCCTGTTACAGCGCAGAAGCACTGGCCAGCCTGCAAGAAACGCTGTTCACGCTGCTTCAACGCTGGCTGGCACAGCCGCAGCAGACGAGCGGTGAGCTGCTGGGAAGCTGGCTGCGTGAGGAACGTGAACTGGCGCTGATCACCAGCGGTGAGCCTGAACCGTTCGTTGAACCGGTTCTGACGGCGATTGCCAAGCAGGCGCGTAAAAACCCGCATCATCCAGCGCTGACGCAGCGCGACCGGCAGTACAGCTACCAGCAACTGTTGGATCTGAGCGGTCAGGCCGCTGCGGCACTGCATGAGCGCGGCGTTCAGCCCGGTGAGCGCATCGGCATTATGCTTAACCGCAGCCCGGAAACCATCATTTGCCTGCTGGCCGTGATGCAGTGTGGCGCGGTGTATGTGCCGCTCGATCCTGAACAGCCGCACGAACGTCAGCAGCACATCATCCAGATTGCCGAGCTACGCACGATTGTGACGCAGGCGGACTACCAGCATCGGCTGGCATCGGTCTTTTCCGGCGAGATTGTTCTGGCGGGGCATCTTCTGTCATCCAGCACACAGGCTGCCGCGCTGCCGCCTGTGGAGGCGAGAGACGGACAGATTGCCTATGTCATGTTCACCTCGGGATCGACTGGATTGCCGAAGGGCGTGGAGATCGGCGCTGACGCGTTAGATCACTTCACGGCGGCGGCACGTCAGCGCTACGGCCTGCGAGCAGTGGATCGCGTGCTGCAATTTGCCCCGTTCAATTTCGATGCCAGCATTGAAGAAATTTTTGCCACGCTGACCAGCGGTGCGACGCTGGTGCTGCGCACCGATGAGATGCTGGAGTCGATTCCGACCTTTGTCGAGCAGGTAGAAGAACAGGCGATTACGCTGCTCGATCTGCCGACTGCATTTTGGAACGAATGGGTGGTAGGGCTGAAAACCGGCACGTTGACCATGCCTTCCGCACTGCGCGCCATCATCATTGGCGGTGAAGCGGTGTACCCCGAACAGCTGGCGCAGTGGCAGCGTCATGCGCCGAACACGCTGCGCTTAATCAACACCTATGGGCCAACCGAAACCACGGTGGTGGCGACCAGTTGCGATCTGCAAACGCAGTCTGCCGATGTGGCACAGCTTCCTATCGGTCTGCCGCTGGCGGGTGTCAACGCGCTGATTCTGGCAGTGGGCGACCGCCCTGCGGCAGAAGGGGAACTGGTGCTGCTGGGACCAACGCTGGCGGCGGGTTACATCGGTACAGAACACACGGCGTTTACGCAAATAGCGGTGGGCGATCAGGAGCTTCCGGCTTACCGCACGGGTGACAGAGTCCGGCTGGAAAAAGGACAGCTGCTGTACCTCGGACGCATGGACAACGAATTCAAAATTAGCGGCTATCGGATTCAGCCAGGGGAAGTTGAAGCCCATCTTCTGGCGCAGCCGGACGTTGATGAAGCCTGCGTGCAGGGCATTGTTTACCCTAACGGCGTGCGGCGTCTGGTGGCGTTTGTCGCCACGAAAGCCGGTGAGATTGATGCGCGTGCGCTGAAACAGCGTCTGGGCAGCGTACTGCCGCCGGCGATGATCCCGACCGATTACCGAGCCTTCTGTCAACTACCGAAAACCGGCTCCAACAAGGTCGATCGCAAACGTCTGCTGGCGGAATACCGCGATGAAGCACCGGCGCAGGCATTAGCCAGCGAAACCGAGAATCGAGTTAGCGCCATCTGGCAGCAGATCCTCGGCGTATCGGGGATCCAATCGCGGGATAATTTCTTCGAACTGGGCGGACAGTCGTTGCAGACCATCCAGATCGTCAACCGTCTGGCCGCTGAATTTTCCGTCAGCATCAAGGTGTCTGATGTGTTCGATCATCCCCAGCTCAGCGACTTCTGCCGCTATCTCGACGACAGGCTGTCACAGGATGAAAACAGCGTGGAAATGGTGTGGTAG
- a CDS encoding isochorismatase, protein MAIPSIASYPLPRAQDFPENKVSWAFEPERAVLLIHDMQDYFVNFYGADSPLAQQLIENIVALRTYCKAQGIPVVYTAQPNAQSAADRALLNDMWGAGLNNHPEKQRVVSALAPDEHDTVLVKWRYSAFHRSPLEPMMKEMGKDQLIICGVYGHIGCMITATDAFMRDIKPFMVGDAVADFSLQEHQMALKYVATRAGRVVSTAELTGAKMAQALTKQGLRAHLLTLIDEEEDQFDEDENLIDYGLDSVRMMALLTEWRNQGVTLSFVDLARNPSLNAWWALIEKQRGAAS, encoded by the coding sequence ATGGCAATCCCTTCTATTGCTTCTTATCCCCTGCCGCGCGCACAGGATTTCCCTGAGAACAAGGTTTCCTGGGCGTTTGAACCTGAGCGCGCGGTGCTGCTGATTCACGATATGCAGGACTATTTCGTGAATTTCTATGGCGCGGACAGCCCGCTGGCGCAGCAGTTGATCGAGAACATTGTGGCGTTGCGAACTTACTGCAAAGCACAGGGGATTCCGGTGGTGTATACCGCGCAGCCGAACGCACAAAGCGCGGCCGACCGGGCGTTGCTGAACGACATGTGGGGCGCAGGGCTGAATAATCATCCGGAAAAACAGCGCGTCGTGAGTGCGCTGGCACCGGATGAGCACGACACGGTGCTGGTGAAGTGGCGCTACAGCGCATTCCACCGCTCACCGCTGGAACCGATGATGAAAGAGATGGGCAAAGATCAGCTGATTATCTGCGGTGTTTACGGGCATATCGGCTGCATGATTACCGCGACGGATGCCTTCATGCGCGACATCAAGCCGTTCATGGTCGGCGATGCGGTGGCGGATTTCTCACTTCAGGAACACCAGATGGCGCTGAAGTACGTGGCGACGCGCGCCGGACGGGTGGTTAGCACGGCAGAACTCACAGGAGCAAAAATGGCACAGGCACTGACGAAACAAGGACTGAGAGCGCACCTGCTGACCTTGATCGACGAAGAAGAAGATCAGTTCGATGAAGATGAAAACCTGATCGACTACGGTTTGGATTCGGTGCGTATGATGGCGCTGCTGACCGAATGGCGTAATCAGGGCGTCACGCTGAGCTTTGTCGATCTGGCACGTAACCCCAGCCTGAATGCCTGGTGGGCGCTGATCGAAAAACAGCGGGGAGCCGCATCATGA
- a CDS encoding (2,3-dihydroxybenzoyl)adenylate synthase produces MSIEFTPWPEELAQRYRDKGYWVGLPLTDAWERHLATQPDAVAVVCGERQWSYRELDRRSSALASRLTESGLRCGDTALVQLPNVAEFYLTFFALLKMGVAPVNALFSHNKLELLSYATQIEPRLLIASAEHPLFGNGEFLDRLQTQVPRLQTVVMLGDSPLGHSLSDWLQPCASTSQYQPSASGQVAFFQLSGGSTGTPKLIPRTHDDYYYSVRRSVEICELTPQTRYLCALPAPHNFPLSSPGSLGVFYAGGRVVLAPDPGAMTCFPLIERHQIDITSLVPPAAALWIQAAEQFGGALHSLKILQVGGAKLSETVARRIPAVLGCQLQQVLGMAEGLVNYTRLDDSDEHTFTTQGYPMSPDDEVKVLDIDGNPVPRGEAGLLATRGPYTFRGYYRSPEHNARAFDSEGFYHSGDVVQMTEDGYLRVVGREKDQINRGGEKIAAEEIENLLLKHDGILHAALVSMPDPVMGEKSCAFLVVSDPSLKAITLRKYLRNQGIAEFKLPDRFEMIDTLPVTPVGKIDKKLLRQRIQTQLSTQDK; encoded by the coding sequence ATGAGCATTGAATTTACGCCCTGGCCAGAGGAACTGGCGCAGCGTTATCGTGACAAGGGGTACTGGGTTGGCCTGCCGCTAACGGATGCCTGGGAGCGCCATCTGGCGACGCAGCCTGACGCCGTTGCGGTAGTGTGTGGCGAGCGTCAGTGGAGCTATCGGGAATTGGATCGGCGGTCTTCCGCACTGGCATCGCGCCTGACGGAAAGCGGCCTGCGCTGCGGCGACACCGCGCTGGTGCAGTTGCCAAACGTGGCCGAATTTTACCTGACCTTTTTTGCGTTGCTGAAAATGGGCGTCGCGCCGGTTAATGCGCTGTTCAGCCATAACAAGCTGGAGCTGCTGTCGTACGCCACGCAGATCGAACCGCGCCTACTGATCGCTTCGGCCGAACATCCACTGTTCGGTAACGGTGAGTTTCTGGATCGGCTACAGACGCAGGTTCCCCGTCTGCAAACGGTGGTGATGCTCGGCGACAGCCCGCTGGGGCACAGTCTGTCAGACTGGTTGCAGCCGTGTGCGTCGACCAGCCAGTATCAGCCTTCTGCATCGGGGCAGGTCGCTTTCTTCCAGCTTTCTGGCGGCAGTACCGGTACGCCGAAGCTGATTCCCCGCACTCATGACGATTATTACTATAGCGTGCGCCGTAGTGTGGAAATTTGCGAACTGACGCCACAAACCCGCTACCTGTGTGCCTTGCCCGCGCCGCATAACTTCCCGTTAAGTTCGCCCGGTTCGCTCGGCGTGTTTTACGCCGGTGGACGCGTCGTACTGGCACCCGATCCGGGGGCGATGACCTGTTTCCCGCTGATCGAACGCCATCAGATCGATATTACCTCGCTGGTTCCTCCCGCTGCCGCGCTGTGGATCCAGGCGGCTGAACAGTTTGGTGGCGCGCTGCATAGCCTGAAGATCTTGCAGGTAGGCGGAGCGAAGCTGAGTGAAACCGTTGCCCGTCGTATTCCGGCGGTATTGGGTTGTCAGCTACAGCAGGTGCTCGGTATGGCGGAAGGGCTGGTGAATTACACCCGACTGGACGACAGCGATGAGCACACTTTCACGACGCAAGGCTATCCGATGAGCCCGGACGATGAAGTGAAAGTGCTGGATATCGACGGCAATCCGGTGCCGAGAGGCGAGGCGGGTCTGCTGGCGACGCGCGGCCCGTATACCTTCCGCGGCTATTACCGCAGCCCGGAACATAATGCTCGCGCCTTCGACAGTGAAGGCTTCTACCACTCGGGCGATGTGGTGCAGATGACCGAAGATGGCTATTTGCGCGTGGTCGGGCGGGAGAAAGATCAAATTAACCGAGGCGGTGAAAAGATTGCCGCGGAAGAGATCGAAAACCTGTTGCTCAAGCATGACGGCATTCTCCATGCCGCGCTGGTGTCCATGCCCGATCCGGTCATGGGCGAAAAGAGCTGCGCTTTTCTGGTGGTCAGCGATCCCTCGCTGAAAGCCATCACGTTAAGAAAATATCTTCGCAATCAGGGTATTGCTGAATTCAAACTGCCGGATCGCTTCGAGATGATCGACACCTTGCCCGTTACGCCGGTCGGCAAGATTGATAAGAAATTGCTCCGTCAGCGCATCCAGACCCAACTTAGCACTCAAGACAAATAA
- a CDS encoding isochorismate synthase, which yields MDTLITETEASSGLTYSEQTAFLYASEHRSLSTSGLFERISSPVCVPGSHDDRLSPAIAQAFQRARQAGQSLPIVVGAIPFDTTQPSCLYIPDSYTVTTKSELVSRARKHTAAGPTALTLNSVPDECQFKSIVAETVERFRRGELSKAVLSRILDIELASPVKAQTILNNLMVQNAGGYHFSLPLPDGSVLLGASPELLLRKQGNVIVSNPLAGSARRMNDEHLDYLNSQRLLKSGKDKHEHKLVVDDIRQRLMPLCASLTIPSVPSLMHTASMWHLSTAIRGELVNPEMTALQVACQLHPTPALCGFPTQEARQLIAELEPHDRGVFSGIVGWCDANGDGEWAIAIRCGTIKHNKVRLFAGAGIVEASVPEDEWAETAAKLNTMLNAFGLNSGVDGL from the coding sequence GTGGATACACTGATTACAGAAACTGAAGCATCTAGCGGGCTAACCTATTCGGAACAGACCGCTTTTTTATATGCATCGGAACACCGAAGCCTGTCTACTTCTGGCTTATTTGAACGTATTTCTTCCCCTGTTTGTGTTCCGGGCTCGCACGATGACAGGCTGAGCCCTGCAATCGCGCAGGCATTCCAGCGAGCGCGTCAGGCAGGGCAGTCGCTGCCTATTGTTGTGGGGGCGATTCCCTTTGATACCACGCAACCGTCTTGTCTCTATATCCCTGATAGTTATACCGTTACGACGAAGTCTGAACTTGTCAGCCGTGCCCGTAAGCACACGGCGGCGGGCCCTACCGCGTTAACGTTAAACAGCGTCCCGGACGAATGTCAGTTCAAGTCCATCGTGGCAGAGACCGTTGAGCGCTTCCGCCGTGGTGAACTGAGCAAAGCGGTGTTGTCACGTATTCTGGACATTGAGCTGGCGAGCCCCGTTAAGGCGCAAACGATCCTCAATAACCTGATGGTGCAGAACGCCGGCGGATACCACTTCTCACTGCCTCTGCCGGATGGTTCGGTATTGCTGGGTGCGAGCCCGGAACTGCTGCTGCGTAAGCAGGGGAACGTCATTGTCTCTAACCCGCTGGCGGGATCGGCGCGACGAATGAACGATGAACATCTGGATTACCTGAACAGCCAGCGCCTGCTGAAATCGGGTAAAGACAAGCACGAGCACAAGCTGGTGGTGGATGATATCCGCCAACGTCTGATGCCGCTGTGCGCGTCGTTAACGATCCCATCGGTACCTTCGCTGATGCACACCGCCTCCATGTGGCACCTGTCTACCGCTATCCGCGGTGAACTGGTGAACCCAGAGATGACGGCGCTTCAGGTCGCCTGTCAGCTCCATCCTACCCCCGCACTGTGCGGCTTCCCCACGCAGGAAGCGCGCCAGCTGATTGCCGAGCTGGAACCGCACGATCGTGGTGTATTCAGCGGTATCGTCGGCTGGTGTGATGCCAACGGTGATGGTGAATGGGCGATAGCGATTCGCTGCGGCACCATCAAACACAACAAAGTCCGCCTGTTTGCTGGTGCGGGGATTGTTGAGGCGTCCGTCCCCGAGGATGAATGGGCTGAAACCGCCGCCAAATTAAACACGATGCTGAATGCGTTTGGGCTTAACTCAGGTGTGGATGGACTATGA
- a CDS encoding MFS transporter — protein sequence MYRPHTRSVVHLALLINMLSLGSLMMVMPLGPDFISALSMDAKNIGYISGGATFASAIVGFLAAPYLDRFNRKHALIVLLTLRFGLTAACMFATSQTHLLLLFILAGCVAGPASGVLMAAVVDIVPAKERGKQLAYVGMSFSLAAIVIMPLSLELAHRINWQAPFYTFGLGGLLLVLLVLWRFPSMPPTHRVQQGSSPTTAPASVLHDLLASPLFLMGLTIMSLQMFGHFLLIPHFSNYFQFNLAFPRDDISLLYLCGGLASMVTMQLCGNLLDRGYASRTIVVTTLLLAVVILCGFVLPFSLSLYLVFTLFMALSAARSSSTLAITAGIPLPHQRAAFMSYQGTAANVASGLASVASAAYLSTSAEGKIDGFSQLAIASAVFALAAMLLTMRLIPQLAERSRKMAARQTAQATGQ from the coding sequence ATGTACCGCCCGCACACCCGATCTGTTGTGCATCTGGCGTTGCTAATTAACATGCTTTCCCTCGGTAGCCTGATGATGGTGATGCCGTTGGGCCCCGATTTCATCAGCGCACTGTCGATGGATGCCAAGAACATCGGCTACATTAGCGGCGGCGCAACGTTTGCCTCTGCCATCGTCGGCTTCCTCGCAGCTCCCTATCTGGACAGATTTAACCGTAAACATGCTCTGATCGTGCTGCTAACCCTGCGCTTTGGCCTGACAGCTGCCTGTATGTTTGCCACCAGCCAAACCCATCTTTTACTGCTGTTTATTCTGGCAGGCTGCGTGGCCGGACCGGCATCTGGCGTCCTGATGGCTGCGGTTGTCGATATTGTGCCAGCCAAGGAGCGCGGCAAGCAGTTAGCGTATGTCGGCATGAGCTTTTCGCTCGCGGCGATTGTCATCATGCCGCTGTCGCTGGAGTTAGCGCACCGTATTAACTGGCAGGCACCGTTTTATACTTTCGGCCTTGGCGGTCTGTTGCTGGTGTTGTTGGTGCTGTGGCGCTTTCCTTCCATGCCGCCGACGCACCGGGTTCAGCAAGGATCCTCGCCCACGACAGCGCCCGCTTCGGTATTACATGACCTGCTGGCATCCCCTCTTTTCCTGATGGGGCTGACAATCATGTCGCTGCAAATGTTCGGTCATTTCCTGCTGATCCCCCATTTTTCCAACTACTTTCAGTTCAATCTGGCATTCCCGCGGGATGATATTTCCCTGCTCTATCTCTGCGGCGGACTGGCAAGCATGGTGACCATGCAACTGTGCGGCAATCTGCTGGATCGAGGCTATGCCAGCCGGACGATTGTAGTAACGACACTGCTACTGGCCGTTGTCATTCTCTGCGGTTTCGTTTTGCCTTTTTCACTTTCCCTGTATCTGGTGTTCACCCTGTTCATGGCGCTCAGCGCAGCCCGTTCCAGCAGCACGCTGGCGATTACCGCAGGTATTCCGCTACCGCATCAGCGCGCCGCCTTCATGTCCTATCAGGGAACCGCAGCCAACGTGGCGTCGGGACTTGCCAGCGTCGCCTCTGCCGCTTATCTGAGCACCTCTGCCGAGGGAAAAATTGACGGCTTCTCGCAGCTTGCTATCGCCAGCGCCGTATTTGCGCTGGCCGCCATGCTGCTGACCATGCGCCTGATTCCGCAGTTGGCTGAACGCAGCCGAAAGATGGCCGCACGACAAACGGCACAGGCTACAGGGCAATAA